The nucleotide sequence AGGGGAGAAGGTGGCCCGGGTCATCTTCGTGATGTCTTACCCGAGGTTTCTCGGGGCAAGCTGGTTTTCGCCGGTTATCAATCTGGACAAGGTTTTTGACATTTCAATATTTATTCATCCGGTGGACACCGCTTCCGTTTTAAGACAATTACAGAAAAAAGTGGCTGAAGTTCAGTCGCAAATTCACACCAAAGAGGAAAAGGGATTCGTCCGCGATCCGATTTTGGACACGGCGTTTGAAGACCTGGAAGATTTGCGGGACAAGCTCCAGCAGGCGCAGGAAAAACTGTTCGGCGTGGGACTTTACATCACCGTTTACGCCGATAACCTGGAAGAACTGGACAAGACCGAATCGGAGATAAAAACTATACTGGAATCAAAAATGGTTTACGTCAAACCATGCCTCTTCCAGCAGAAAGAAGGCTTTGAAACAGTTTTGCCGCTGGGGACCGACAACCTGGAAATAAATACCCAGCTCAACTCGTCGCCCGTTTCCAGCCTGTTCCCGTTTGTTTCCTTTGATTTGTCGTCTGACAAAGGAATTCTTTACGGCATCAACCGCCATAACAACAGCCTTGTTCTTTTTGACCGTTTTTCCATGGAGAACTACAACTCGGTCATCTTCGCCAAAGCCGGTTCCGGCAAGTCTTACACCACCAAGTTGGAAATTTTGCGCTCCATGATGCTGGGCACCGAAGTGATAGTGATAGACCCGGAAAGGGAATACGAGTATCTGGCCGAAGCCACGGGCGGAAGGTACTTCAATATTTCGCTCAACTCCATCCACCATATCAATCCGTTTGACCTGCCGCCGGTGCGGGACGACGAATCGCCGGCCGATGTTTTGCGTTCCAACATCATATCGCTGGTAGGGTTGTTCCGCCTGATGCTGGGCGGGCTTTCCGTGGAGGAAGATTCCATTATGGACAAAGCCATTACCGAGACTTACGCCGCCAAGGACATTACGCCGGAAACCGATTTTTCCGGCGCCATTCCGCCGACGCTCTCCGACTTGGAGCTGGTGCTGGCCGGCATGGAAGGGGCGGAATCTTTGGCGCAAAGGCTGGCTAAATACACCAAAGGCACCTGGGCGGGGTTTATCAACCAGCCGACAAATGTGGACATCAATAAAAAGCTGGTGGTCTTCTCCATCAGAGATATGGAAGACGAATTGCGTCCGGTGGCTATGTATCTTATCACTCACTTCATCTGGAATATCGTCAGAAAAGACATTAAAAAAAGGCTATTGGTGATAGACGAGGCCTGGTGGATGATGAAGTACGAGGACACCGCTTCTTTCCTTTACGGCATCGCCAAAAGATGCAGGAAATACTATCTGGGGCTGGCCACCATTACCCAGGACGTGGGCGACTTTCTGGCTTCGCCTTACGGCCTGCCCATTATCACCAACTCTTCCATCCAGCTTCTGCTCAAGCAGTCGCCGGCGACCATAGACATGGTGCAGAGGACTTTTAACCTCACCGACGAGGAAAAGTTTTTGCTGTTGGAGTCCGACGTGGGCGAGGGGATATTTTTCGCCGGACTCAAGCACGTGGCCATCAAAATTCTCGGCTCCTACACCGAGGACCAGATAATAACCTCCGACCCGGCCCAGCTGATGGCCATTAAAAAGGCGCGGGAGGAACTCAACTTAGCCAATGGACAGGGAAGATAGGAGAGTAGGTGAAATAACTGAAATTGAGGAAGAAAAACTCGGCAGGTTTAACGCCTCAAAACTTCGGTCGGAAGCGGCCGCCGCCGCCAGCAGGGCTAATTTGCTTGGGGCGGCAAATTTGGCGGATAAGCTGGAAGAGATGATAGCCAAAGGCAACGACAAATCGGCGCTTTTTATAGTTCTTTCTTTGGCGGCGTTTAAGGATGGTTTGCTGGATATAGCGCTTGATTTTTTAGGTATTGGATTGATTCCGGTGGCCGGGCAGGTGCCCGGGTATTTCGTGTCGGCCGTTCTTTTTTACCTGATGTGGGGCAAGGGCATGCTCAAGGGCAGATTGTTCGCCTTGGTGCTGGCGTTTTTTGTCTCCGACAGCTTGCCCATCATTGAAGAATTACCCCTGACGGTTGTAGCCGTGCTTTTCGCCTGGCATGGATTGGTAAAAAGAGTCCAACAGGCGGAAGCGGATAAAGAAAGGCTGGGAGAAATGTCGGTAGAAGAAATGGAAAATTTGGCCCAAGCATACGAGATTGAGGATGAGGAGTAATTATCATTGTGCGTTGTTTTTGGGGTGCTAAAATATAGACAATGAATATTGCCAGAGCTAAAAAATTCGCAATCATATTTTTCCTGATGTTGCCTTTTGTGATTGGCCAAAATTCTTTCGCCCAGGAAATAAACGATTACAGTTCCGAGTTTTCCATTGAGACAATCCCGGGCGAGCCAAAGCCAGGAGAAAAAGTTTCCGCCAAAATCGTGAGCTACCAATTTGACCCCAACAGAAGCGACATTACTTGGACATTGGACGGCAAGATAATCGCCAAAGGTATGGGTGTTAAAACGGCCGAGTTTGTTTTGCCGTCTTTGGGAAAAGAAAGTGTTTTAAAAATTGACATCCTGACCAACAACGGCGCCAAAACTTCCAAAACCAGAAAATTTTCCGGCAGCGACATAGATTTTCTGTGGGAAGCGCAAACCACCGTTCCGGCAGGGTACAAAGGCAAAGCTCTGGCGGGACGGGGAACAGTTGTAAAAGTAACGGCCATGCCGCATTTATTCGCGGCGGGAAGTATTCTTCCGCGAAGCAATCTTGTATACGAATGGAGCCTGAATTATAAAAATCTTCCCGACAGCTCCGGAGCAGGCAAAAACACGCTGGCCATTCGATTAAACGATCTCGGTGATTACGTTGTGGGTTTGAAAGTTTCAACCCAAAATAAGTCATCAAGTTTCCAGAAATATTTGCACTTGACCGCCGAAGGTATAGCTCCGAAAGTTTCTGGCAAATCATTGGCAAGAGAAATAGAGTTGTCCGACGGGGAAATATCGTTAAGGGCGGAACCGTATTTCTTTAATATTGAAAGCGGAACGTCAGTTTTTAACTGGTTTATGAACGGCAAGGCGATAAAGCCGGCAAAAAAACAAAATGTTGTTTCCTTGCGCGCGGAAAGCGGCTCGGGGGAAGCGACGATAAAGGTCGTAGCCCGCAAAGAAACGCCGAAATCATTCCAGGAAGCGGAAAGGGTTATGAATATTACGTTTTAATTTATGGAAGTAAAATCATTTAAAAAAATATTTGCTGCGGGTTTTTTCATTGTTTTTACTTTTTCATTATTTTTACTTTTTCCAAAAAATAAAACAGTTTACGCGCAATTTGTATATTATGATGAAACATCAGAAATC is from Candidatus Paceibacter sp. and encodes:
- a CDS encoding DUF87 domain-containing protein; translated protein: MLPVIPKEIYESGVLRLQDIIAPSALEITSNHIKIGEKVARVIFVMSYPRFLGASWFSPVINLDKVFDISIFIHPVDTASVLRQLQKKVAEVQSQIHTKEEKGFVRDPILDTAFEDLEDLRDKLQQAQEKLFGVGLYITVYADNLEELDKTESEIKTILESKMVYVKPCLFQQKEGFETVLPLGTDNLEINTQLNSSPVSSLFPFVSFDLSSDKGILYGINRHNNSLVLFDRFSMENYNSVIFAKAGSGKSYTTKLEILRSMMLGTEVIVIDPEREYEYLAEATGGRYFNISLNSIHHINPFDLPPVRDDESPADVLRSNIISLVGLFRLMLGGLSVEEDSIMDKAITETYAAKDITPETDFSGAIPPTLSDLELVLAGMEGAESLAQRLAKYTKGTWAGFINQPTNVDINKKLVVFSIRDMEDELRPVAMYLITHFIWNIVRKDIKKRLLVIDEAWWMMKYEDTASFLYGIAKRCRKYYLGLATITQDVGDFLASPYGLPIITNSSIQLLLKQSPATIDMVQRTFNLTDEEKFLLLESDVGEGIFFAGLKHVAIKILGSYTEDQIITSDPAQLMAIKKAREELNLANGQGR